The Vibrio astriarenae genome contains a region encoding:
- a CDS encoding aldo/keto reductase, producing MDKRKIGDSEVLPLGLGCWAIGGLFWEGDKPLGWGKVDDSESIKAIQHAVDNGISFIDTANIYGAGHSEKVISQAIKGRRDDVVLSSKFGFDADESTKQVLGLFTRPKEIASMCEASLRRLETDYLDVYFFHINDFNVNEIGPIADTLDSLVKEGKIRSYGWSTDSLENAKALVNRSGYAAVQFESNVLNPNTPMTQMCDQMSIAGVNRGPLAMGLLSGKYTNGSVLSESDIRKVSPDWMVYFKDGKPSKELVDRMNSIREILTSNNRTLIQGALAWLWANGSNNIPIPGFRTLDQISSNIQALDKGALNNSQMQEIQSLLYPEYEPI from the coding sequence ATGGATAAGAGAAAAATCGGAGATTCAGAAGTTCTACCCCTGGGTCTAGGTTGTTGGGCTATCGGAGGCTTATTCTGGGAAGGTGACAAACCTCTTGGATGGGGGAAAGTGGATGATAGTGAATCAATTAAAGCTATCCAGCATGCTGTAGACAATGGCATTAGTTTTATCGATACAGCAAATATTTATGGTGCAGGACATAGTGAAAAAGTGATCAGCCAAGCGATCAAAGGTCGTCGTGATGATGTTGTTTTGAGCAGTAAATTTGGTTTCGATGCGGATGAAAGTACAAAGCAAGTGCTTGGTTTATTTACTCGGCCGAAAGAGATTGCCTCTATGTGTGAGGCTTCATTACGACGATTAGAAACTGACTACTTGGATGTATACTTTTTCCATATTAATGATTTCAACGTGAATGAGATTGGGCCAATTGCTGACACACTAGATTCATTGGTAAAAGAAGGCAAGATAAGAAGTTATGGCTGGAGTACCGACAGTCTCGAAAATGCAAAAGCTTTGGTTAATCGCTCTGGTTACGCTGCCGTTCAATTTGAAAGCAATGTGTTAAACCCAAATACACCGATGACTCAAATGTGTGATCAGATGAGCATTGCGGGAGTGAATAGGGGGCCTTTAGCCATGGGGTTACTGAGTGGTAAGTATACCAATGGATCAGTCTTGTCAGAGAGCGATATAAGAAAAGTTTCTCCTGATTGGATGGTGTACTTCAAAGACGGAAAACCTTCTAAAGAACTGGTTGATCGGATGAACTCTATCCGAGAAATATTGACGTCCAACAATCGGACTTTGATTCAAGGTGCGCTCGCTTGGTTGTGGGCAAATGGTAGCAATAATATTCCTATCCCCGGCTTTAGGACATTGGATCAAATTTCATCAAATATTCAAGCACTCGACAAAGGGGCTTTGAATAATTCACAGATGCAAGAAATCCAGTCATTACTTTACCCTGAATATGAACCGATCTGA
- a CDS encoding aldose epimerase family protein produces the protein MYSLSSRSSKVYGSKYKSFQLKNKNGVEVVINGLGAALSSYTMSDKAGLKRNILIDHHDYEGFLESGLRSGAVESSLVMLGSKVCFTKEEINRYLTNRVWEAKEILENKVTLKCQIHKFTKEYHIKLVYWVTYELNPSNLLSIDISLESNKVVQATVVHNTMYNLSGGLSDIRDTFVSIDADYYLRSDREGIAIDRVPVQGTVFDFTTPQQLKECLNLNDDDLFATKGFDHVFVVNGSGQRVVARIFEPSTGISLELHTDSSRLHFYTGNRKVKGSIGCGNYGSFTLKPKGNKTGSSSIMVDELASITPGSPYHIKTKFVAHTEMNKSANN, from the coding sequence ATGTATTCTCTCTCGTCGCGTTCATCTAAAGTTTATGGAAGTAAATATAAGTCATTTCAACTTAAAAATAAAAACGGCGTTGAAGTGGTGATAAATGGCCTTGGTGCGGCACTCTCTAGTTACACCATGTCCGATAAGGCTGGGTTAAAAAGAAATATACTAATTGATCATCATGATTATGAGGGTTTTTTAGAGTCTGGTTTAAGAAGTGGTGCTGTCGAAAGTAGTTTGGTTATGCTCGGTAGTAAAGTTTGCTTTACAAAAGAAGAAATTAATAGATATTTAACTAATAGGGTGTGGGAAGCCAAAGAAATATTAGAAAATAAAGTCACTCTTAAGTGTCAAATACATAAGTTTACAAAGGAATACCACATCAAATTGGTCTACTGGGTCACTTATGAGTTGAACCCTTCTAACTTACTGAGTATAGACATCAGTCTAGAATCGAACAAAGTGGTTCAGGCGACGGTTGTTCACAATACCATGTACAACCTTTCAGGCGGGTTATCAGACATACGAGATACTTTTGTGTCCATCGACGCAGACTACTACTTAAGATCTGACCGAGAGGGTATTGCGATCGATCGTGTTCCCGTGCAAGGAACGGTATTTGATTTTACGACTCCCCAGCAATTAAAAGAATGTCTAAACCTAAATGATGATGACTTGTTCGCCACGAAAGGTTTTGACCATGTTTTTGTTGTGAACGGTTCGGGTCAGCGAGTAGTAGCGAGAATTTTTGAACCATCAACAGGAATTTCATTAGAGTTGCATACGGATAGTTCAAGATTGCACTTTTATACAGGCAATAGGAAGGTGAAAGGATCTATAGGGTGTGGGAACTATGGTTCTTTTACTCTTAAACCAAAGGGCAATAAGACAGGAAGCAGTTCCATCATGGTAGATGAACTGGCGTCGATTACCCCCGGTTCTCCCTATCACATAAAAACAAAGTTTGTCGCCCATACTGAGATGAACAAGTCAGCCAATAACTAA